The following proteins are encoded in a genomic region of bacterium:
- a CDS encoding TIGR00269 family protein, translated as MRRCIKCKAPTDIFIPHHKLSLCQEHYIEWYQKRVETTIRKFRMFTRDDKVLVAVSGGKDSLALWHALVSLGYEADGFIIDLGFGQFSEDSINVSQKLASKLGRPLHVMELNKEFYSIHEIKKKDRRPICSICGTVKRYFINLYAKKLGYQVVATGHNLDDEVAVLLVNTLSWNIEYLRRQYPLLSEGNGFVRKVKPLCKTTEMENRTYVELNEIEFVEYKCPYSKGATSIEYKKFIEDLESTSPGTKLRFYSEFLRKIYPLLQGGVEDRGVKPCKLCGEPTSGEVCAVCLIKQKMSG; from the coding sequence ATGAGAAGGTGTATCAAATGTAAAGCTCCCACGGATATATTTATTCCACATCATAAGCTCTCACTTTGCCAAGAACACTATATAGAATGGTATCAGAAAAGGGTTGAAACCACTATTAGAAAATTTAGAATGTTCACTCGAGATGATAAAGTTCTGGTGGCAGTGTCTGGTGGAAAGGACAGTCTGGCCCTCTGGCACGCCTTGGTTTCCCTTGGTTATGAGGCCGACGGATTTATAATAGATTTGGGATTCGGTCAATTTTCTGAAGATTCTATTAATGTTTCTCAGAAGCTCGCAAGTAAATTGGGCAGACCTTTGCACGTAATGGAATTGAATAAGGAGTTTTATAGCATTCATGAAATAAAGAAAAAGGATCGTCGTCCAATTTGTTCAATTTGCGGAACTGTCAAAAGATATTTTATAAACCTTTATGCAAAGAAGCTGGGTTATCAGGTGGTTGCCACAGGACATAATCTGGACGACGAGGTGGCTGTCCTCCTTGTCAACACCCTTTCCTGGAATATTGAGTATTTGAGAAGGCAATATCCCCTTTTAAGTGAAGGGAATGGGTTTGTGAGGAAAGTAAAGCCCCTTTGCAAGACCACTGAGATGGAAAATAGAACTTATGTTGAGTTGAACGAGATAGAATTTGTTGAATACAAGTGTCCATACTCAAAAGGGGCTACCAGTATTGAGTACAAGAAGTTTATAGAAGATCTGGAAAGTACAAGCCCAGGGACCAAATTGAGGTTTTACTCCGAATTTTTGAGAAAAATTTATCCGCTATTGCAGGGAGGTGTTGAAGACCGGGGTGTAAAACCATG